One Aegilops tauschii subsp. strangulata cultivar AL8/78 chromosome 7, Aet v6.0, whole genome shotgun sequence genomic window carries:
- the LOC109733723 gene encoding acyl carrier protein 1, mitochondrial, which produces MAAAALRPAILRHIRLSPATAAPLAAAAAAGRPLALAPWLARPMSSHDAHLTRDEVVGRVLDVLKCHPKVDPSKVTPEAHFEKDLGLDSLDTVEVVMAIEEEFKLEIPDLEADKINSLPLAIEYVANHPMAG; this is translated from the exons ATGGCGGCGGCCGCGCTACGTCCGGCGATCCTCCGCCACATCCGGCTCTCGCCCGCCACGGCGGCCcctctagccgccgccgccgcggccggcCGGCCCCTCGCCCTCGCGCCGTGGCTCGCGCGGCCAATGTCCTCCCACGACGCCCACCTCACCCGCGACGAGGTCGTCGGCCGCGTCCTCGACGTCCTCAAGTGCCACCCCAAGGTCGACCCCTCCAAG GTGACCCCCGAGGCTCACTTCGAGAAGGATCTGGGGCTGGACAGCCTGGACACGGTGGAGGTGGTGATGGCGATCGAGGAGGAGTTCAAGCTCGAGATCCCCGACTTGGAGGCTGACAAGATCAACTCGCTGCCGCTCGCCATCGAGTACGTCGCCAACCACCCCATGGCCGGCTGA